Below is a genomic region from Rhododendron vialii isolate Sample 1 chromosome 5a, ASM3025357v1.
CAACTCAACACTTTAGGATTGGCTTCTTGCACGCTGCAAAAGTTCCCTCCTCTAATGAACCAATCGATGTTGGGGTTATTAGACCTTTCCAACAACCAAATTTCTGGGGTaatacccaattggatttggaACGTTGGTGATAGATCTCCTAGTGCGTATGCAAATCAGCTGAATCTTTCTGGTAATCTCCTAGTGGGTTTCCAACGGGAATACGTTTTTCCTCCTCTTCAAGTCCTTGACCTTCATTCAAATCAGCTCTGCGGTGAAATACCAATACCGCAAGATTCAACACGCTATGTGGACTACTCAAGGAATAATTTCAGCTCTTCTATCCCAGCTGAAATTGGCAACCGTATTTCCACAGcatatttcttctctctttcacaTAACATGCTTTCTGGACCCATCCCTCCATCAATATGCAATGGGAGCAACCTTGAAGTTCTTAATTTGTCCAACAATAGATTCACTGGCACTATACCCCAATGTTTGATAGATAAAGGGACTGCGACCCTTCGTGTATTGAATTTGCAAAATAACCTTCTTACTGGTAACCTAATGGGGATGTTCCCAAAAGGTTGCACTTTGAGGACACTTGATTTGAGTGAAAATCTCTTGGAAGGGCATGTTCCAAAATCCCTGGCCAATTGTGCAAATGCGGAGGTTATAAATCTCGGTAACAACAACATAAATGGTAATTTCCCTTGTTTCTTGGCGAACTTATCAGAATTGCACGTTTTAGTATTACGATCCAACAAGTTCCATGGAAATATTCGCTGCCAAGGAATTCATAATTATATCTGGCCAAAGCTTCAAATCATTGACCTAGCTTTGAACAACTTCAGTGGCATTTTGCCGCCAAAATTCTTTTCACAAAGAAAGGCAATGATGGATAGGGGTAATGCAACACCACATCTCAATcacttgggttttgagttgAGTTATGGTACCTACTATGAGGATTCAGTGACAGTTATCAACAAAGGGTTAGAAATGGAGCTTGTGAAGATCTTAAATATATTTACCACCATCGATTTCTCAAACAACAGGTTCAAAGGAGAAATACCATATATAGTTGGGGATCTAAAATCCCTCTATGTTCTCAACCTATCGCACAATGTCCTCACTGGTTTAATCCCATCATCTGTTGGAAACTTAACAGAGCTTGGATCACTTGACCTCTCATGGAACAAGCTTGGAGG
It encodes:
- the LOC131327952 gene encoding receptor-like protein 33 — encoded protein: MESISGSIPNSFANLSDHLVYLDLSSNNLTGPIPSLQGSKNLTSINLSYNALTGPIPSYLFSLPSMHDIALQDNQFSEVSGFLPKGSLSPLVLLDLTGNKLQGPIPSYLFGFQGLIYLLLSSNNLSGTIQLESFHTLQNLQWLELSHNSLSVNASISDSILSSFPQLNTLGLASCTLQKFPPLMNQSMLGLLDLSNNQISGVIPNWIWNVGDRSPSAYANQLNLSGNLLVGFQREYVFPPLQVLDLHSNQLCGEIPIPQDSTRYVDYSRNNFSSSIPAEIGNRISTAYFFSLSHNMLSGPIPPSICNGSNLEVLNLSNNRFTGTIPQCLIDKGTATLRVLNLQNNLLTGNLMGMFPKGCTLRTLDLSENLLEGHVPKSLANCANAEVINLGNNNINGNFPCFLANLSELHVLVLRSNKFHGNIRCQGIHNYIWPKLQIIDLALNNFSGILPPKFFSQRKAMMDRGNATPHLNHLGFELSYGTYYEDSVTVINKGLEMELVKILNIFTTIDFSNNRFKGEIPYIVGDLKSLYVLNLSHNVLTGLIPSSVGNLTELGSLDLSWNKLGGSIPVTLASLTFLSFLNLSYNQLVGMIPRGPQLQTFPETSYKGNKGLWGAPLTACCKEAESAPPTLDGTQSYTEENEINWVYITATLGYTVGFGVIVGPLLYSKRWRQYYYKPLDRVIVRILHHREEQARHQRRRNNINQLRRRQHH